One Manduca sexta isolate Smith_Timp_Sample1 chromosome 28, JHU_Msex_v1.0, whole genome shotgun sequence DNA window includes the following coding sequences:
- the LOC115445556 gene encoding prenylated Rab acceptor protein 1 isoform X2: MSENVNIDLSGEMNATTEKKGFQKILQQVTSGAAPALLMGVLATRRPWTQFVATENFKAPASLPRLSRRFYRNVEHFQANYIMVFLGLFLYCLITSPLLLIAMVASFFGYRKLTSGPNTWKIGGWELTKTQQYAVAAGCSMAICWLAGAGAVLFWVLGATVTVVALHASFFDAEALPPSDDPEQFPMIEQV, from the exons atgtcTGAAAACGTTAACATCGATTTATCTGGGGAAATGAATGCAACTACAGAAAAAAAAGGTTTTCAAAA aaTACTTCAACAAGTTACAAGTGGTGCAGCACCAGCTTTGCTTATGGGTGTGCTTGCTACCAGACGACCATGGACACAATTTGTTGCCACTGAAAATTTCAAG gcACCAGCATCTCTACCACGGTTGTCTCGGCGTTTCTATAGAAATGTGGAGCACTTCCAAGCTAACTATATTATGGTCTTCCTTGGTCTATTTCTTTATTGCct GATAACATCACCATTGCTTCTCATTGCCATGGTAGCAAGCTTTTTTGGATATCGGAAGCTGACATCTGGACCTAATACATGGAAG ATTGGCGGCTGGGAGTTGACGAAGACCCAGCAATATGCTGTAGCTGCCGGTTGTTCAATGGCGATATGTTGGCTTGCAGGAGCAGGAGCAGTTTTATTTTGGGTGTTAG gTGCGACAGTAACAGTGGTAGCTCTTCACGCAAGCTTCTTTGACGCCGAAGCGTTGCCGCCATCCGACGACCCTGAGCAGTTCCCCATGATAGAGCAGGTGTGA
- the LOC115445556 gene encoding prenylated Rab acceptor protein 1 isoform X1 — protein MSENVNIDLSGEMNATTEKKGFQKYVNDMDLILQQVTSGAAPALLMGVLATRRPWTQFVATENFKAPASLPRLSRRFYRNVEHFQANYIMVFLGLFLYCLITSPLLLIAMVASFFGYRKLTSGPNTWKIGGWELTKTQQYAVAAGCSMAICWLAGAGAVLFWVLGATVTVVALHASFFDAEALPPSDDPEQFPMIEQV, from the exons atgtcTGAAAACGTTAACATCGATTTATCTGGGGAAATGAATGCAACTACAGAAAAAAAAGGTTTTCAAAAGTATGTCAATGATATGGATTT aaTACTTCAACAAGTTACAAGTGGTGCAGCACCAGCTTTGCTTATGGGTGTGCTTGCTACCAGACGACCATGGACACAATTTGTTGCCACTGAAAATTTCAAG gcACCAGCATCTCTACCACGGTTGTCTCGGCGTTTCTATAGAAATGTGGAGCACTTCCAAGCTAACTATATTATGGTCTTCCTTGGTCTATTTCTTTATTGCct GATAACATCACCATTGCTTCTCATTGCCATGGTAGCAAGCTTTTTTGGATATCGGAAGCTGACATCTGGACCTAATACATGGAAG ATTGGCGGCTGGGAGTTGACGAAGACCCAGCAATATGCTGTAGCTGCCGGTTGTTCAATGGCGATATGTTGGCTTGCAGGAGCAGGAGCAGTTTTATTTTGGGTGTTAG gTGCGACAGTAACAGTGGTAGCTCTTCACGCAAGCTTCTTTGACGCCGAAGCGTTGCCGCCATCCGACGACCCTGAGCAGTTCCCCATGATAGAGCAGGTGTGA
- the LOC115445555 gene encoding transcription factor E2F7: MMYEDGDITCTPKRYVLSEVTNSSSYVSPTANLKLLTNVALQYPTPPPSTVHRKEKSLQILCDRFLQLYPLHGNGSVEIQLDSTATRLGVEKRRMYDIINILEAMQCAVHKRKNTYLWHGGSRLNSFLKMLKKQGEHMRLSEALRGGAPKPLTPKHKTLGILAQRFLMLFLVEPPDTLINLEMAVRVLIDTSTKNKTALSPDQQDRQHKSKVRRLYDIANVFISIGLIEKVSGNLILKKPVFKYVGPYTMKINKVPSIPSPITPLSTTDSQQRTPTFHVFAGKSKRKLEFTTPVSTKELKLGITTPPTTPSHKWDEILLVADMELTRINKGVVL; encoded by the exons ATGATGTATGAAGATGGTGACATTACTTGTACTCCAAAACGATATGTTCTCTCCGAGGTCACCAATTCGTCAAGCTATGTGTCGCCTACTGCCAACCTGAAGCTGCTGACTAATGTCGCGTTGCAGTATCCCACGCCGCCACCCAGTACAGTTCACAGGAAGGAAAAATCACTTCAAATACTCTGTGACAg GTTCCTTCAACTGTATCCTTTGCATGGAAATGGCTCTGTGGAAATACAACTGGACAGCACTGCAACCCGATTAGGTGTGGAAAAGCGTAGGATGTACGACATAATAAACATATTGGAAGCAATGCAGTGTGCAGTACACAAGAGGAAGAACACATACCTATGGCATGGTGGCTCTCGATTAAATTCATTTCTGAAGATGCTGAAAAAGCAAGGAGAGCACATGAGGTTGTCTGAGGCACTACGAGGAGGGGCCCCAAAGCCACTCACACCTAAACACAAGACATTGGGCATTCTCGCTCAGAGATTCCTCATGTTGTTCCTAGTGGAACCACCT GACACCctaataaatttagaaatggCTGTGAGAGTACTCATTGACACAtcaactaaaaacaaaacagcTCTCTCCCCTGATCAACAGGATCGCCAACACAAGTCTAAAGTGAGGCGTCTTTATGATATTgctaatgtatttatttccatTGGTCTCATAGAAAAAGTATCTGGTAATTTAATATTGAAGAAacctgtttttaaatatgttggGCCATAcacaatgaaaattaataaggtGCCTTCGATTCCATCCCCTATCACCCCACTGTCCACCACAGACAGCCAGCAGAGGACACCCACATTTCATGTGTTTGCGGGCAAGTCAAAAAGGAAGCTGGAATTCACAACTCCAGTTTCCACCAAAGAACTGAAACTTGGAATCACAACCCCACCAACCACTCCATCACACAAATGGGATGAGATCCTTCTTGTGGCTGATATGGAACTGACTAGAATTAACAAAGGAGTTGTGTTGTGa